A region from the Bacteroidota bacterium genome encodes:
- a CDS encoding DUF2723 domain-containing protein → MTHQMINRTLAVLVLIYATILYGLTVSPTVSFWDCGEFIATSYTLGVPHPPGSPIFLLLGRLFTSIPFVEDIGLRMNYMSVISSSLTIMLTYLIIVRLILYMKPNPDSWSWVDKVVSYGSALGGALVFSASESFWFNAVEAEVYALSMFFTAIVVWLVLEWADHSDEGHNERYLLIIAYMIGLAIGIHLLNMLTIFMVAVIIYFRKFTFSYSGFAKMVGISVLVFLSIYPGIIKGVPKLLEVNILIKIISLGALIFGIYWTHVNRYKIANLALLSVLLIIMGYASYAMIYIRSNAHPPINENDPSTPEQMLSYLNREQYGDSPFLERRWSSDPVHQRYYNMYDSDWDYFWNYQVHHMFNRYLGWNFIGRESDIQDSGVDWTKFWALPFIFGMIGIWYHFKEDRHRALAILALFFVTGYAIILYLNQTQPQPRERDYSYAGAFFAYAIWIGIGILGFIETIRKELLNSEKLQKIGVPVLVGLVLIFVPGRMLAINYPVNDRSHWYVPRDYARNILGGLEKDAIIFTNGDNDTFPLWYQQEVERYRTDVRVVNLSLLNTHWYILQLKNEEPRGAKKVKLPSRHRDADIVEIQPMRWFEEGREVVIPVDSSRVKASDLGSQPGLAVDSLMRFKINPTMSYRGIPLIRVQDFMIFDIIQANEWERPIYFAITVPEDNRIGLDNYLQLEGMVYRVVPSKGGNPFDRIYAEKMKKNLLENYAFTNLDMENVRYDDNIRKVVQNYRNLFQRLAFYYMDAGDTNSAVELTLAMREKMSETNVPFEDARGLINAAEVLSTRPEHETIAEEYNQMAEKLLREKISDPMGTDPVNLILLERLYTGQERWSEAATVVEQMLQMYPNQPSLKSRMNDYRTKAGLPPVP, encoded by the coding sequence ATGACTCATCAGATGATTAACCGGACTCTTGCTGTTCTGGTTTTAATTTATGCAACCATTCTTTATGGCCTGACGGTCAGCCCCACAGTCTCCTTTTGGGATTGCGGTGAATTTATTGCAACATCCTATACGCTCGGCGTCCCGCACCCCCCCGGATCTCCCATCTTTCTGTTGCTGGGTCGTTTATTTACCTCCATTCCATTCGTAGAGGATATTGGTTTACGGATGAATTACATGAGTGTGATTTCATCTTCCCTGACCATTATGCTCACCTACCTGATTATTGTACGGCTGATCCTGTATATGAAACCCAATCCCGATTCATGGTCCTGGGTCGATAAAGTCGTCAGTTACGGATCGGCACTCGGCGGGGCTCTGGTGTTCTCGGCCAGTGAATCGTTCTGGTTCAATGCAGTTGAAGCGGAAGTGTATGCCCTTTCCATGTTCTTTACGGCCATCGTGGTCTGGCTTGTTCTTGAATGGGCTGACCACAGTGATGAAGGGCATAATGAGCGTTACCTGTTAATTATTGCCTACATGATCGGACTGGCCATCGGTATTCACCTGCTGAACATGCTGACCATTTTCATGGTGGCTGTAATTATCTACTTCAGAAAATTCACCTTCAGCTATTCCGGATTTGCAAAGATGGTGGGTATTTCAGTTTTGGTTTTTCTGAGTATTTACCCGGGAATCATTAAAGGAGTCCCCAAATTACTCGAAGTGAATATCCTGATTAAGATCATCTCGCTGGGCGCCCTCATTTTTGGTATTTACTGGACCCATGTGAACCGGTATAAAATTGCCAACCTTGCATTACTGTCTGTGCTTCTGATCATTATGGGGTATGCGTCTTATGCCATGATTTACATCCGGTCGAATGCACATCCCCCCATCAATGAAAATGACCCTTCCACACCGGAACAGATGCTGTCCTATCTAAACCGTGAACAGTATGGTGACAGTCCCTTTTTAGAACGTCGCTGGAGCTCCGATCCGGTACACCAGCGATACTACAACATGTACGATAGTGACTGGGATTACTTCTGGAATTACCAGGTGCATCACATGTTTAACCGTTACCTGGGCTGGAATTTTATTGGACGTGAAAGTGATATTCAGGATTCCGGCGTTGACTGGACCAAGTTCTGGGCGCTCCCCTTCATATTCGGAATGATCGGAATCTGGTATCACTTTAAAGAGGACAGGCACCGGGCACTGGCCATTCTTGCCTTATTCTTTGTGACCGGTTATGCCATTATACTCTACCTTAACCAGACGCAACCCCAGCCGCGGGAGCGGGATTACTCCTATGCAGGTGCCTTTTTTGCCTATGCCATCTGGATTGGAATCGGTATTCTCGGGTTTATAGAAACCATCCGGAAAGAACTGCTCAACTCCGAAAAATTACAGAAAATCGGAGTCCCGGTTCTGGTCGGATTGGTTTTGATTTTTGTTCCCGGCCGGATGCTGGCCATCAACTACCCGGTGAATGACCGCAGTCATTGGTATGTTCCGCGTGACTATGCACGGAACATCCTTGGTGGATTGGAGAAAGATGCCATCATTTTTACCAATGGAGACAATGATACCTTCCCGCTGTGGTACCAGCAGGAAGTGGAACGATACCGCACCGATGTCCGTGTGGTGAATCTGTCGCTGCTCAATACCCATTGGTATATCCTTCAGCTGAAGAATGAAGAACCAAGGGGAGCCAAAAAGGTGAAGCTGCCTTCCCGTCACCGCGATGCTGACATCGTGGAAATCCAGCCCATGCGTTGGTTTGAAGAGGGCCGTGAAGTGGTGATTCCTGTCGATTCCAGTCGGGTTAAAGCCAGCGATCTGGGATCCCAGCCAGGTCTTGCTGTTGATTCCCTGATGCGTTTTAAAATCAATCCAACCATGAGTTACCGGGGAATTCCCCTCATCAGGGTACAGGATTTTATGATTTTTGACATCATTCAAGCCAATGAATGGGAACGACCCATCTATTTTGCCATCACCGTCCCCGAAGACAATCGGATCGGTCTGGACAATTACCTTCAACTTGAAGGGATGGTTTACCGCGTGGTACCCTCTAAAGGCGGAAATCCGTTCGATCGCATTTACGCAGAGAAAATGAAGAAGAACCTGTTGGAAAACTACGCGTTTACCAATCTGGATATGGAAAATGTCAGATATGATGACAACATCAGGAAAGTGGTGCAGAACTACCGCAACCTGTTCCAGAGACTGGCCTTCTATTACATGGATGCAGGCGATACCAATTCGGCCGTCGAGCTTACACTGGCCATGCGCGAGAAAATGAGTGAGACCAACGTTCCCTTTGAAGATGCACGCGGCCTGATCAATGCTGCAGAGGTCCTGAGCACACGACCCGAGCATGAGACCATTGCTGAGGAGTACAACCAGATGGCTGAAAAGCTTCTCCGCGAGAAAATCAGTGATCCGATGGGAACCGATCCGGTCAACCTCATTCTGTTAGAAAGACTCTATACGGGACAGGAACGCTGGAGTGAGGCCGCCACGGTCGTTGAGCAAATGCTTCAGATGTACCCGAATCAGCCATCCCTGAAGAGCCGGATGAATGACTATCGGACCAAAGCCGGGCTTCCGCCGGTACCCTGA